In a single window of the Bradyrhizobium erythrophlei genome:
- a CDS encoding outer membrane protein produces the protein MLRFAVVGAGLLSIAGFTGTASAADLAARTYTKAPAFVAPVYDWSGLYLGLNGGGASSHDCLTITSVAGGAITPNPEGCHNATGGVAGGQIGYRWQTTNWMFGVEAQGDWADLKGSNASLTALIPYTNQTKVDGIGLFTGQLGYAWNNVLLYVKGGAAVTDNKYTSFFTATGVPFNQTTDTRWGGAVGTGVEVSFAPNWSVAAEYDHLFMGNPNVTFPATNTAVTRSDNIRQDVDMGTVRLNYRFGGPVIAKY, from the coding sequence ATGCTTCGTTTTGCCGTTGTCGGGGCTGGACTACTTTCGATTGCCGGATTTACAGGCACCGCATCGGCCGCTGATCTTGCTGCGCGGACTTACACCAAAGCACCCGCTTTCGTCGCGCCCGTCTACGACTGGAGCGGCCTCTATTTGGGTCTCAACGGCGGTGGCGCATCGAGCCACGACTGCCTGACCATCACCAGCGTCGCAGGTGGTGCGATTACGCCGAATCCGGAGGGCTGTCACAACGCGACGGGCGGCGTGGCCGGCGGCCAGATCGGTTATCGCTGGCAGACCACCAATTGGATGTTCGGCGTGGAAGCCCAGGGTGATTGGGCTGACCTGAAGGGATCCAATGCGAGCCTGACGGCGCTGATTCCCTACACCAACCAGACCAAGGTCGACGGCATCGGCCTCTTCACCGGCCAGCTCGGCTATGCCTGGAACAACGTTCTGCTGTACGTGAAGGGCGGCGCCGCGGTCACCGACAACAAATACACGAGCTTCTTCACCGCAACCGGTGTCCCGTTTAATCAGACGACCGACACCCGCTGGGGTGGTGCGGTGGGAACGGGTGTTGAAGTCAGCTTTGCGCCCAACTGGTCCGTAGCCGCCGAATACGACCACCTGTTCATGGGCAACCCCAATGTGACGTTCCCGGCAACCAATACGGCCGTCACGCGCAGCGACAACATCCGTCAGGACGTCGACATGGGAACGGTCCGGCTGAACTACCGCTTTGGTGGTCCCGTCATCGCAAAATACTGA
- a CDS encoding NAD(P)-dependent oxidoreductase codes for MAKVAFLGLGVMGFPMAGHLVKKGGHEVTVYNRTAAKAKQWADKFGGRTAATPKAAAEGQDFVMCCVGNDNDLRAVTLGADGAFAGVRKGATFVDHTTASAEIARELDAEASKRGFKFVDAPVSGGQAGAENGVLTVMCGGSEEAYAAAEPVIAAYARMCQRLGPAGSGQLTKMVNQICIAGLVEGLSEGIHFAKKSGLDVEAVIAVISKGAAQSWQMENRYKTMNEGKFDFGFAVEWMRKDLSICLAESRRNGASLPVTALVDAFYAEVEKMGGKRWDTSSLLARLER; via the coding sequence ATGGCTAAAGTTGCTTTTCTCGGTCTCGGCGTGATGGGTTTTCCCATGGCAGGACATCTGGTGAAAAAAGGTGGCCACGAGGTGACGGTGTACAACCGGACCGCGGCGAAGGCCAAGCAATGGGCCGACAAGTTCGGCGGGCGCACCGCGGCGACCCCGAAAGCCGCGGCCGAAGGCCAGGATTTCGTGATGTGCTGTGTCGGCAACGACAATGATCTGCGCGCCGTCACCCTTGGCGCCGATGGCGCCTTCGCGGGCGTCAGAAAGGGCGCGACCTTCGTCGATCACACCACCGCATCCGCGGAGATCGCGCGCGAGCTCGACGCCGAGGCGAGCAAGCGTGGTTTCAAATTCGTCGATGCGCCGGTGTCCGGCGGCCAGGCCGGCGCGGAAAACGGGGTGTTGACGGTCATGTGCGGCGGCAGTGAAGAGGCCTATGCGGCGGCCGAGCCGGTGATCGCGGCCTATGCCCGGATGTGCCAGCGGCTCGGCCCCGCAGGCTCGGGCCAACTGACCAAGATGGTCAACCAGATCTGCATTGCGGGCCTGGTCGAAGGCCTGTCGGAGGGAATTCATTTCGCCAAGAAGTCGGGCCTCGACGTCGAGGCGGTGATCGCGGTGATCTCGAAAGGCGCGGCGCAGTCCTGGCAGATGGAGAACCGCTACAAGACCATGAACGAGGGCAAATTCGACTTCGGCTTTGCAGTGGAATGGATGCGCAAGGACCTCTCGATTTGCCTGGCCGAATCCCGCCGCAACGGCGCCAGCCTTCCCGTCACCGCGCTGGTCGACGCGTTCTATGCGGAGGTCGAAAAGATGGGCGGCAAGCGCTGGGACACCTCCAGCCTGCTGGCGCGGCTGGAGCGCTGA
- a CDS encoding Mrp/NBP35 family ATP-binding protein, protein MSVTQQQVLDALARVKSPRGVALTNANVLSPIVANDGKVFFSINVDAAEARAWESVRAEAEAAVRAIPGVTVAMIALTAERKAGAAAPPPPPHRHAHGVAPVSSHRPPQSPASPMSKQSEIPGIAAVIAVASGKGGVGKSTTALNLALGLRDLGLRVGLLDADIYGPSVPRLTGIREKPLLNDDKKMIPIQRFGLAIMSIGFLVEEDTAMIWRGPMVMSAITQMLRDVAWGTLDILVVDMPPGTGDAQLTLAQNVPLKGAVIISTPQDLSLIDARRGLAMFKKVNVPVLGIVENMSYFQCPHCGTRSDIFGHGGARHEAERLGVPFLGEIPLHMSIRAMSDSGTPVVESEPDGPYAAIYRAIGAKVRDQLQGVIAAA, encoded by the coding sequence GTGAGCGTGACGCAGCAGCAGGTTCTCGATGCTCTGGCCAGGGTGAAGTCGCCACGCGGCGTCGCCTTGACCAATGCCAATGTGCTGTCGCCGATCGTGGCCAACGACGGCAAGGTGTTCTTCTCGATCAACGTCGATGCCGCCGAGGCCCGCGCGTGGGAAAGCGTTCGGGCCGAGGCCGAGGCGGCTGTGCGCGCCATTCCGGGTGTCACCGTCGCCATGATCGCGCTCACAGCTGAACGGAAGGCCGGCGCCGCGGCGCCACCGCCGCCGCCGCATCGCCACGCCCACGGCGTGGCGCCGGTCTCATCGCACCGGCCGCCGCAGAGTCCGGCCTCGCCGATGTCGAAGCAGTCGGAAATTCCCGGCATTGCCGCGGTCATTGCGGTGGCCTCCGGCAAGGGCGGTGTCGGGAAGTCGACGACCGCGCTCAATCTGGCACTGGGCCTGCGCGATCTCGGTTTGCGCGTCGGCCTGCTCGACGCCGACATTTACGGTCCGTCGGTGCCGAGGCTGACCGGCATTCGCGAGAAGCCGCTGCTGAACGACGACAAGAAGATGATTCCGATCCAGCGCTTCGGCCTTGCGATCATGTCGATCGGTTTTCTGGTCGAGGAGGACACCGCGATGATCTGGCGCGGGCCGATGGTGATGTCGGCGATCACCCAGATGCTGCGCGATGTCGCGTGGGGCACGCTTGATATTCTCGTGGTCGATATGCCTCCCGGCACCGGCGATGCGCAACTGACGCTGGCGCAGAATGTGCCGCTCAAGGGCGCGGTCATTATTTCGACGCCGCAGGACCTTTCGCTGATCGACGCGCGGCGCGGGCTCGCCATGTTCAAGAAGGTCAATGTTCCCGTGCTCGGCATTGTCGAAAACATGAGCTATTTTCAGTGCCCGCATTGCGGCACGCGATCGGACATCTTCGGTCACGGCGGCGCGCGGCACGAGGCGGAGCGGCTCGGGGTGCCGTTTTTGGGCGAAATTCCGCTGCACATGTCGATTCGCGCCATGTCGGATTCGGGCACGCCGGTGGTGGAGAGCGAACCGGACGGACCGTATGCGGCGATCTATCGCGCCATCGGCGCCAAGGTCCGCGATCAGCTGCAGGGCGTCATCGCCGCGGCATGA
- a CDS encoding TRAP transporter substrate-binding protein, with protein MKRRDFLKVSAVGAAATAVASPAIAQSSPEIKWRMTSSFPKSLDTIYGGAVEFSKYVAEMTDNKFQIQVFSAGEIVPGLQALDATSNGTIEMSHTVSYYYVGKDPTFAIYASVPFGLNARMQNSWWYQGGGMELGNEFFKKFGVIGFPCGNTGTQMGGWFRKEIKTVADLSGLKFRIGGIAGQVLQKVGVVPQQLAGGDIYPALEKGTIDAAEWVGPYDDEKLGFQKVAKYYYYPGFWEGGPTVHAFCNLEKWNSLPKNYQAIITNATANANTWMAARYDMQNPSALKRLVAGGTQLRPFTNEVLEACLKATNELWGEISAKNPDFKKSIDAMQAYRSDQYLWWQVAEYTFDSFMIRSRTRG; from the coding sequence ATGAAGCGTCGTGATTTTTTGAAAGTTTCCGCGGTAGGTGCCGCCGCCACCGCGGTTGCCTCGCCGGCAATCGCGCAATCCTCGCCCGAGATCAAGTGGCGCATGACGTCAAGTTTTCCGAAGTCGCTCGACACCATCTACGGCGGCGCCGTGGAGTTTTCGAAATACGTTGCGGAAATGACCGACAACAAGTTTCAGATTCAGGTCTTCTCCGCCGGTGAAATCGTTCCGGGTCTGCAGGCGCTCGATGCGACCTCCAACGGCACCATCGAGATGAGCCACACCGTCTCGTATTATTACGTCGGCAAGGATCCGACCTTCGCGATTTATGCTTCGGTGCCGTTCGGTCTCAATGCGCGCATGCAGAATTCCTGGTGGTATCAGGGCGGTGGCATGGAGCTCGGCAACGAGTTCTTCAAGAAGTTCGGCGTGATCGGTTTCCCCTGCGGCAACACCGGCACCCAGATGGGCGGCTGGTTTCGCAAGGAGATCAAGACCGTTGCCGATCTCTCCGGACTGAAGTTCCGGATCGGCGGCATCGCGGGGCAGGTCCTGCAAAAGGTCGGCGTGGTGCCGCAGCAGCTTGCCGGCGGCGACATCTATCCGGCGCTGGAAAAAGGCACCATCGACGCGGCCGAATGGGTCGGACCTTATGACGACGAGAAGCTCGGCTTCCAGAAGGTCGCCAAGTATTACTACTATCCCGGCTTCTGGGAGGGCGGTCCGACCGTGCACGCGTTCTGCAATCTCGAGAAGTGGAATTCGCTGCCGAAGAACTACCAGGCCATCATCACCAACGCGACGGCGAACGCCAACACCTGGATGGCGGCGCGCTACGACATGCAGAACCCGTCGGCATTGAAGCGTCTGGTCGCCGGCGGCACCCAGCTTCGTCCCTTTACCAATGAGGTGCTGGAAGCATGTCTGAAGGCGACCAACGAATTGTGGGGAGAGATTTCCGCGAAAAATCCCGACTTCAAGAAATCGATCGACGCGATGCAGGCCTACCGCTCCGACCAGTATCTGTGGTGGCAGGTTGCCGAATATACCTTCGACAGCTTCATGATCCGCTCGCGCACCCGCGGCTGA
- a CDS encoding TRAP transporter substrate-binding protein: MKRRDFIKVTGIGVAGAASMAAPAIAQSMPELKWRMTTSWPKSLDTLHGAAEQMAKAVGEATDNKFQIQTFAAGEIVPGLQVLDAVQNGTVELGHTASYYYFGKDPTFTFGSSVPFGPNMRLNQAWYMLGGGKEILNEFYKGYNVTSLLAGNTGCQMGGWFRKEINTVDDLKGLKFRIGGFAGRVMQKLGCVPQQLAGGDIYPALEKGTIDAAEWVGPYDDEKLGLYKVAPHYYYPGWWEGGPMLLAMVNLDKWNALPKYYQNVLEQAGHYANNWMMAKYDAVNPMALRKLLAGGTKLHAFSPPIMEASFKAAKELHSEVAASNPNFKKVYDSMTAFSNNGYQWFQVAEVGYDSFMARHSQS; this comes from the coding sequence ATGAAACGACGAGACTTTATCAAGGTCACCGGCATAGGCGTGGCCGGTGCCGCGAGCATGGCCGCGCCGGCGATCGCGCAATCGATGCCGGAGCTCAAATGGCGGATGACGACAAGCTGGCCGAAATCGCTCGACACGCTGCATGGCGCCGCCGAGCAGATGGCGAAAGCGGTCGGCGAAGCCACCGACAATAAATTCCAGATCCAGACCTTTGCCGCCGGCGAAATCGTTCCGGGCCTGCAGGTCCTCGACGCCGTGCAGAACGGCACCGTCGAACTCGGTCACACCGCGTCCTACTATTACTTCGGCAAGGACCCGACTTTCACCTTCGGCTCATCGGTGCCGTTCGGTCCCAACATGCGCCTCAACCAGGCCTGGTACATGCTGGGCGGCGGCAAGGAAATCCTCAACGAGTTTTACAAGGGCTACAACGTCACCTCGCTGCTCGCCGGCAACACCGGGTGTCAGATGGGCGGCTGGTTCCGCAAGGAGATCAATACCGTCGACGACCTCAAGGGATTGAAATTCCGCATCGGTGGGTTTGCCGGGCGCGTGATGCAGAAGCTCGGCTGCGTGCCGCAGCAGCTGGCCGGCGGCGACATCTATCCCGCGCTGGAAAAAGGCACCATCGACGCGGCCGAATGGGTCGGTCCCTATGACGACGAGAAGCTCGGCCTCTACAAGGTCGCGCCGCATTACTATTATCCGGGATGGTGGGAGGGCGGACCCATGCTGCTCGCCATGGTCAATCTCGATAAGTGGAACGCGCTGCCGAAATACTATCAAAATGTCCTGGAGCAGGCCGGTCACTATGCCAACAACTGGATGATGGCGAAGTACGACGCCGTAAATCCCATGGCGCTGCGCAAACTGCTCGCCGGCGGCACCAAACTGCACGCCTTCTCGCCGCCGATCATGGAAGCTTCCTTCAAGGCGGCCAAGGAATTGCACAGCGAAGTCGCCGCGAGCAATCCGAATTTCAAGAAGGTCTATGACTCCATGACCGCTTTCTCGAACAACGGCTATCAGTGGTTCCAGGTCGCGGAAGTCGGCTACGACAGCTTCATGGCGCGTCATTCGCAGAGTTGA
- a CDS encoding TRAP transporter large permease, translated as MITLEMMPPMMFGGLVLAMLIGFPVAFTLAAVGLSFGFLAIHLGFFDMNFLQAIPGRVFGSVLSNELLLAIPFFTFMGAILERCGLAEDMLDSMGQLFGPIRGGLGYSVILVGFILGAITGTVAAQVIAMALISMPVMIRYGYNIRYITGVLAASGTITQLVPPSLVLIVLADQLGKSVGDMYLGAWGPSVFQIFLFAGYTFLLGIFKPDHVPAVPKTALTLTGWPLWKKCLMGIIPSAVLIFVVLGTMMMGLATPTEAGAMGAVGAIVLAAIHSKDFSTMGRKVLITGVIAGGIGTIVGIFMTEGLIFKLAFAVTYFAVVWICLEAVRIPVLRDLIKQGYETTMRITTMVVFILIGSTCFSVVFLGVSGGVWLEHLLTSLPGGVWGFLIFINLFIFFLAFFLDFFEIAFIILPMIAPIAQKILAPVVGADYALIWFGVMLCVNMQTSFMHPPFGFALFYLRGVAPKEVKSSDIYWGALPWVGLQVIMVVLVIAFPVTVTALLDKPVNVDLNKIKIEVPQIDLPPLDFGPPAKP; from the coding sequence ATGATTACGCTGGAGATGATGCCGCCGATGATGTTCGGCGGCCTGGTTCTGGCGATGCTGATCGGCTTCCCCGTGGCGTTCACGCTCGCGGCGGTCGGACTGTCGTTCGGATTCCTCGCCATTCATCTCGGCTTCTTCGACATGAATTTCCTGCAGGCGATTCCGGGCCGGGTGTTCGGCAGCGTTCTTTCCAACGAACTCCTGCTCGCGATTCCCTTCTTCACCTTCATGGGCGCGATACTGGAGCGCTGCGGTCTGGCCGAAGATATGCTGGACTCGATGGGCCAGCTGTTCGGACCGATCCGCGGCGGCCTCGGCTATTCGGTGATCCTGGTCGGCTTCATCCTCGGCGCCATCACCGGCACGGTGGCGGCCCAGGTCATCGCCATGGCGCTGATCTCGATGCCGGTGATGATCCGCTACGGTTACAACATCCGTTACATCACCGGCGTGCTGGCGGCGTCCGGCACGATTACCCAATTGGTGCCGCCGTCACTGGTGCTGATCGTGCTGGCCGACCAGCTCGGCAAATCGGTCGGCGACATGTATCTCGGCGCCTGGGGACCGTCGGTGTTCCAGATCTTCCTGTTCGCCGGCTACACCTTCCTGCTCGGCATCTTCAAGCCGGATCACGTGCCGGCGGTGCCGAAGACCGCATTGACGCTGACCGGCTGGCCGCTCTGGAAGAAATGCCTGATGGGCATCATCCCCTCGGCGGTGCTGATCTTCGTCGTGCTCGGCACCATGATGATGGGTCTGGCGACGCCGACCGAGGCCGGCGCCATGGGCGCAGTCGGCGCGATCGTGCTGGCGGCGATCCACAGCAAGGATTTCAGCACCATGGGCCGCAAGGTCCTGATAACAGGCGTGATCGCCGGCGGCATCGGCACCATCGTCGGCATTTTCATGACCGAGGGACTGATCTTCAAGCTGGCCTTCGCCGTCACCTATTTCGCGGTGGTGTGGATTTGCCTTGAGGCCGTCCGCATTCCGGTGCTGCGCGACCTGATCAAACAGGGCTACGAGACCACGATGCGGATCACCACCATGGTGGTGTTCATCCTGATCGGCTCGACCTGCTTCTCTGTGGTATTCCTGGGCGTCTCGGGCGGCGTATGGCTGGAGCATCTGCTGACCTCCCTGCCCGGCGGTGTCTGGGGATTCCTGATCTTCATCAACCTGTTCATCTTCTTCCTGGCGTTCTTCCTGGACTTCTTCGAGATCGCCTTCATCATCCTGCCGATGATCGCGCCGATCGCGCAAAAAATCCTGGCGCCGGTGGTGGGAGCGGATTACGCGCTGATCTGGTTCGGCGTCATGCTGTGCGTGAACATGCAGACCTCGTTCATGCATCCGCCGTTCGGCTTCGCGCTGTTTTATCTGCGCGGCGTCGCGCCGAAGGAAGTCAAGAGCTCGGATATCTACTGGGGCGCCCTGCCCTGGGTCGGCTTGCAGGTGATCATGGTGGTGCTGGTGATCGCCTTCCCGGTCACGGTCACCGCGTTGCTCGACAAACCCGTCAATGTCGACCTCAACAAGATCAAGATCGAGGTGCCGCAGATCGACCTGCCGCCGCTGGATTTCGGTCCGCCGGCGAAGCCGTAA
- a CDS encoding TRAP transporter small permease subunit encodes MRPFLALSAAIDQVNEKIGYICNFLVLAACLVSAGNAMIRYAFGYSSNGWLELQWYMFAILVMFGASYTFKRNEHVRVEIFYLFLSERGQLWLDLIGTLFFLIPSCLLLSYLSWPFFHQAYAVGEMSGNAGGLIRWPIKFVIPSGFVMLALQGVSEVIKRIAALQGQVTIDAKYERPTQ; translated from the coding sequence ATGCGTCCATTCCTGGCGCTGAGCGCCGCGATCGACCAGGTCAACGAGAAGATAGGCTACATCTGCAATTTCCTGGTGCTGGCGGCCTGTCTGGTGAGCGCCGGCAACGCCATGATCCGCTACGCGTTCGGCTACAGTTCGAATGGCTGGCTCGAGCTGCAGTGGTACATGTTCGCCATCCTGGTGATGTTCGGCGCGTCCTACACCTTCAAGCGCAACGAGCATGTCCGGGTCGAGATCTTCTATCTGTTTCTCTCCGAGCGCGGCCAGCTCTGGCTCGATCTGATCGGCACGCTGTTCTTCCTGATTCCGTCCTGTCTGCTGCTTTCCTACCTGTCCTGGCCGTTCTTCCATCAGGCCTACGCAGTCGGGGAAATGTCGGGTAATGCCGGCGGCCTGATCCGCTGGCCCATCAAGTTCGTGATCCCGTCCGGCTTCGTCATGCTGGCATTGCAAGGCGTCTCGGAGGTCATCAAGCGCATCGCGGCACTCCAGGGCCAGGTGACGATCGATGCGAAGTACGAGAGGCCGACCCAATGA
- the moaA gene encoding GTP 3',8-cyclase MoaA, which translates to MNGPLSLPASLSRPMTDPFGRTISYLRVSVTDRCDLRCFYCMSEDMTFLPKADLLTLEELDRLCTAFIAKGVRKLRLTGGEPLVRRNVMSLVRSLSRHLGTGALNELTLTTNGSQLARFAGELRDCGVRRINVSMDTLDPAKFRAITRWGDLDKVLAGIEAARAAGLAVKINAVALKNLNEDEIPALMEWAHGKGMALTLIEVMPMGDIGAGRIDQYVPLSLLRARLAKQYTLTDLDDNTGGPARYARVSETDGKLGFITPMTHNFCEACNRVRITCTGTLHTCLGHEDASDLRRPLRASADNELLSAAIDRAIGLKPKGHDFIIDRRHNRPSVSRHMSVTGG; encoded by the coding sequence ATGAACGGACCGTTGAGTCTCCCCGCATCGCTGTCCCGGCCGATGACCGATCCGTTCGGCCGGACCATCAGCTATTTGCGGGTATCGGTCACCGATCGCTGCGACCTGCGCTGCTTCTATTGCATGTCGGAGGACATGACGTTTCTGCCCAAGGCCGATCTGCTCACGCTCGAAGAACTCGACCGGCTTTGTACGGCGTTCATCGCCAAGGGCGTGCGAAAGCTGCGGCTGACCGGCGGCGAGCCGCTGGTCCGGCGCAACGTGATGTCGCTGGTGCGCTCGCTCTCGCGCCATCTCGGGACCGGCGCGCTCAATGAACTGACGCTGACGACCAACGGCTCGCAGCTGGCGCGGTTCGCCGGCGAATTGCGCGACTGCGGCGTGCGCCGCATCAACGTCTCGATGGACACGCTCGATCCCGCGAAATTCAGGGCGATCACCCGCTGGGGCGATCTCGACAAGGTGCTGGCCGGGATCGAGGCCGCGCGCGCGGCCGGTCTCGCCGTCAAGATCAACGCGGTCGCGCTGAAGAATCTGAACGAGGACGAAATTCCCGCGTTGATGGAATGGGCGCACGGCAAGGGCATGGCGCTGACGCTGATCGAGGTGATGCCGATGGGCGACATCGGCGCAGGACGTATCGACCAGTACGTGCCGCTGTCGCTGCTTCGCGCGCGGCTCGCCAAGCAGTACACGCTGACCGACCTCGATGATAACACCGGCGGCCCGGCGCGCTACGCTCGCGTCAGCGAGACCGACGGCAAGCTCGGCTTCATCACGCCGATGACCCACAATTTCTGCGAGGCCTGCAACCGGGTGCGCATCACCTGTACCGGCACGCTGCATACCTGCCTCGGCCACGAGGATGCCTCCGACCTGCGCCGGCCATTGCGGGCCTCCGCCGACAATGAACTTCTCAGCGCGGCGATCGACCGCGCCATCGGCCTCAAACCGAAAGGCCACGACTTCATCATCGATCGCCGGCACAACCGCCCGAGCGTCAGCCGCCATATGAGCGTCACCGGCGGCTGA
- a CDS encoding HAD family hydrolase, translating into MTSARISARIIVFDLDGTLVDTAPDLINALNWVLDREGLPPVPLQSARAMIGAGARRLIERGLELEGRAASFEDVTRLTGDFIDYYAAHIADASRPFDGLESALDDLAALGYRFAVCTNKLEWLSKRLLDQLGLSARFAAICGADTFGVSKPDPAILQQTIARAGGQLSQAIMVGDAGPDIGVARRAGIPVIGVEFGYTEVPIADLKPDRLVSHMRELPAAVQSLMLQRDPA; encoded by the coding sequence ATGACCTCAGCCCGCATCTCAGCCCGCATCATTGTATTCGATCTCGACGGCACGCTGGTCGATACCGCGCCCGACCTAATCAACGCCCTCAACTGGGTTCTCGACCGCGAAGGCCTGCCCCCGGTGCCGTTGCAATCCGCGCGCGCCATGATCGGCGCCGGCGCCCGCCGGCTGATCGAACGCGGCCTGGAGCTGGAGGGCCGCGCCGCGAGCTTTGAAGACGTCACCCGGCTCACCGGCGACTTCATCGATTATTATGCAGCCCATATCGCCGACGCCTCCCGCCCGTTCGACGGCCTGGAGAGCGCGCTCGACGATCTCGCAGCACTCGGATATCGCTTCGCGGTCTGCACCAACAAGCTGGAATGGCTGTCGAAGCGGCTGCTCGACCAGCTCGGCTTGAGCGCACGCTTTGCCGCGATTTGCGGCGCCGACACCTTCGGGGTTTCGAAGCCGGATCCTGCGATCCTGCAGCAGACCATCGCGCGCGCGGGCGGCCAGCTGTCCCAGGCCATCATGGTCGGGGATGCCGGCCCGGATATCGGCGTCGCCCGCCGCGCGGGCATTCCGGTGATCGGCGTCGAATTTGGCTATACCGAGGTACCGATCGCCGACCTCAAGCCGGATCGGCTGGTCAGTCACATGCGCGAGCTGCCGGCCGCGGTGCAGAGCCTGATGCTGCAGCGTGACCCCGCCTAA
- a CDS encoding SDR family NAD(P)-dependent oxidoreductase — protein sequence MRELAGKTAFVTGGAAGIGFALGRAFAEAGMNVMLADIETDALAAAAKSLDAFGPNVRSVICDVADPISVGRAAEASYAAFGKVHVVCNNAGVAAAGGIDNISLDNWRWVLDVNLMGVIHGIAAFLPHIRGHGEGGHFVNTASMAGMNGGGGLGFSPYTASKFAVVGLSEGLAGQLHPFGIGVSVLCPSYVRTGIGESGRNRPQRYGPTPALDPASPAAAIVAAIAEQLQAGLDPAAVAARVLDAIRNDELYVFTHPNMREAVDGRFAAIRAAMDKVTG from the coding sequence ATGCGCGAACTTGCCGGCAAGACAGCTTTCGTGACGGGCGGGGCCGCCGGCATCGGATTCGCGCTCGGCCGGGCCTTTGCGGAAGCAGGCATGAACGTGATGCTCGCCGATATCGAGACCGACGCGCTGGCGGCCGCCGCAAAAAGCCTCGACGCGTTCGGGCCGAACGTGCGCAGCGTCATCTGCGACGTCGCCGATCCCATCAGCGTCGGGCGCGCGGCCGAGGCCTCGTACGCGGCGTTCGGAAAGGTCCATGTGGTCTGCAACAATGCCGGCGTCGCCGCCGCCGGTGGCATCGACAACATCTCGCTCGACAATTGGCGATGGGTGCTCGACGTCAACCTGATGGGCGTCATTCACGGCATCGCTGCCTTCCTGCCGCATATCCGTGGCCACGGCGAAGGCGGCCATTTCGTCAACACCGCGTCGATGGCCGGGATGAACGGCGGGGGCGGGCTCGGCTTCAGCCCCTACACGGCGAGCAAGTTTGCGGTGGTCGGTCTGTCGGAAGGTCTCGCGGGACAGCTCCATCCGTTCGGAATTGGCGTCAGCGTGCTCTGTCCGAGCTACGTGCGGACCGGCATTGGCGAGAGTGGCCGCAACCGGCCGCAGCGCTATGGCCCGACGCCAGCCCTGGATCCGGCCAGCCCGGCGGCCGCCATCGTCGCCGCGATCGCCGAGCAGCTGCAAGCCGGACTCGATCCGGCGGCCGTCGCCGCGCGGGTCCTCGACGCCATCAGGAACGACGAACTTTACGTATTCACCCACCCGAACATGCGTGAAGCGGTCGACGGGCGGTTCGCGGCGATCCGGGCGGCGATGGACAAGGTGACCGGCTGA
- the rpiA gene encoding ribose-5-phosphate isomerase RpiA translates to MNMDELKRQAAARALEFVRDGMKLGLGTGSTAKHFVELLGERVRGGLDVVGVPTSEATRADAARCGIPLTTLDDIDRLDLTVDGADEIDPALNLIKGGGGALLREKIVAAASDRMIVIADDSKWVEGLGRFPLPVEVIPFGLAATRRAIGTAFAECGISGQMVVRNGKDGHVFVTDGGHWIVDAHLGRITDAPRLAGLLNSIPGVVEHGLFIGLASMAMLAGAGGIRVVERP, encoded by the coding sequence GTGAACATGGACGAACTGAAACGGCAGGCTGCGGCGCGCGCGCTCGAATTCGTGCGCGACGGCATGAAACTCGGCCTCGGCACCGGCTCGACTGCGAAACATTTTGTCGAGCTGCTTGGCGAACGGGTGCGCGGCGGGCTTGATGTCGTGGGCGTGCCGACCTCGGAGGCAACCCGCGCCGATGCCGCGCGGTGCGGCATTCCCCTGACCACGCTCGATGACATTGACCGGCTCGATCTGACCGTCGATGGCGCCGACGAGATCGATCCTGCGCTCAATCTCATCAAGGGCGGCGGCGGAGCATTGCTGCGCGAAAAGATCGTGGCCGCGGCGTCTGATCGCATGATCGTGATCGCCGACGACTCCAAATGGGTCGAAGGTCTCGGCCGCTTCCCGTTGCCGGTGGAAGTGATCCCGTTCGGCCTGGCGGCGACACGGCGGGCCATCGGCACGGCATTTGCGGAATGCGGCATTTCCGGGCAAATGGTGGTCCGAAACGGCAAGGACGGCCACGTTTTTGTCACCGATGGTGGCCACTGGATTGTCGATGCCCATCTTGGTCGTATAACCGATGCTCCGCGCTTGGCCGGGTTGCTGAATTCGATACCGGGCGTCGTCGAGCACGGGCTGTTCATTGGTCTTGCCAGCATGGCAATGCTGGCGGGCGCCGGAGGAATTCGCGTTGTTGAACGGCCTTAA